The following proteins are co-located in the Paracoccaceae bacterium Fryx2 genome:
- a CDS encoding site-specific integrase: protein MVKRLRLNDKTVREQIPEEDRDYQVFDTEIRGLSIRVLRSGSRSFVLDYRFAGRQRRMAIGRWPEWSVTAARERARDLRREIDEGRDPLGERGELREAPRFKDMIDRYVAEHVPHLAPLNAADQRAMLIKLVAPHWANKLVADISPHDVAQLLNVIAQGRARPSKRKPNNRARKLQGAKPTPIRANRVGEVLRKMFTLAISWGWRADNPATGFKKRVENARERFLSQEEIGRLAEVLDAAEDQRAAGIIRICMLTGSRVGEVRQARFEQFSLELGSWSKPAATTKQRKIHRIPISADVAAIVRQRALVVPKGNPWLFPGDVPGQPVKETRRFWINVQRDAKLPDVRIHDLRHTFASLLVSGGASLEMIGKLLGHSQVQTTQRYAHLMDSPLRAGVDAVAGMFRPRPKIVHDVDLKRA, encoded by the coding sequence ATGGTTAAACGTCTGCGATTAAATGACAAAACGGTGAGGGAGCAGATCCCGGAAGAGGATCGGGATTACCAGGTGTTCGACACCGAGATCCGTGGTCTTTCTATCCGCGTCTTGCGATCTGGCTCGCGATCGTTCGTGCTTGATTACCGCTTCGCAGGACGTCAGCGCCGCATGGCGATTGGGCGCTGGCCGGAATGGAGTGTGACGGCTGCACGGGAGCGCGCGCGAGATTTGCGTCGAGAAATCGACGAGGGGCGTGATCCGCTGGGCGAACGGGGGGAACTGCGCGAAGCGCCAAGGTTCAAAGACATGATCGACCGGTATGTGGCCGAGCACGTTCCCCATCTCGCTCCTCTGAATGCTGCGGACCAGCGCGCAATGCTGATCAAGCTTGTCGCTCCCCATTGGGCCAACAAGCTGGTGGCTGATATTTCCCCGCATGACGTCGCCCAATTGCTCAATGTCATTGCGCAGGGCAGGGCGCGCCCGTCGAAGCGAAAGCCCAACAACCGTGCACGCAAACTGCAGGGAGCCAAGCCCACGCCGATCCGCGCCAACCGCGTGGGAGAAGTTCTGCGTAAGATGTTCACCCTTGCGATCAGCTGGGGCTGGCGTGCCGACAATCCGGCAACGGGGTTTAAGAAGCGCGTCGAGAACGCGCGAGAGCGGTTCTTATCGCAAGAAGAAATCGGGAGGCTGGCCGAAGTGCTGGACGCGGCTGAGGATCAGCGCGCGGCGGGCATCATCCGGATCTGTATGCTGACCGGTAGCCGGGTTGGCGAGGTACGTCAGGCGCGGTTTGAACAATTCAGCTTAGAATTGGGAAGCTGGTCAAAACCTGCGGCTACCACCAAGCAGCGTAAAATCCACCGAATTCCAATCTCAGCCGATGTCGCGGCGATCGTGCGCCAGCGTGCACTTGTCGTGCCCAAAGGCAATCCTTGGCTGTTTCCCGGCGATGTTCCCGGTCAACCGGTCAAAGAAACCCGCCGCTTCTGGATCAATGTGCAACGAGACGCAAAACTGCCCGACGTTCGGATTCATGATCTGCGCCACACCTTTGCATCCTTGTTAGTCAGCGGTGGGGCATCATTGGAGATGATCGGAAAGCTGCTGGGCCACAGTCAAGTGCAGACAACCCAGCGTTATGCGCATCTGATGGATTCGCCCCTGCGCGCGGGCGTCGATGCGGTGGCCGGAATGTTCCGGCCACGTCCCAAAATTGTCCATGATGTTGATCTGAAACGCGCGTGA